The following proteins come from a genomic window of Rissa tridactyla isolate bRisTri1 chromosome 11, bRisTri1.patW.cur.20221130, whole genome shotgun sequence:
- the AFF4 gene encoding AF4/FMR2 family member 4 isoform X4 — protein MERRDPWGAVVASRHNMNREDRNVLRMKERERRNQEIQQGEEAFPPNSPLFAEPYKVTSKEDKLSSRIQSMLGNYDEMKDLIGDRSLQKLVGIPKPTVPSTPDEKSNQSFFGDQRHNAGSHQSSKWTPVGPAPSTSSQSQKRSSGLQSGHSSQRSSGNNTSSSGQRHDRDSYSSSSSRKKSQHGSEHSKPRSSSPGKPSTVSSLSSSHSRSHGNDHHSKEHQRSKSPRDPDANWDSPSRVPSFSSGQHSNQSFPPSLMSKSSSMLQKPTAYVRPMDGQESMEPKLSSEHYSSQTHSSNVNELKPSSKAHLTKLKIPSQPLDASASGDVSCVDEILKEMTHSWPPPLTAIHTPCKTEPSKFPFPTKESQQSSFGTGEQKRYNPSSKTSNGHQSKSCESNQTDMLKDDLKLSSSEDSDGEQDCDKTVPRSTPGSNSEPSQHNSEGADNSRDDSSSHSGSESSSGSDSESESSSSDSEANEPSQSASPEPEPPPTNKWQLDNWLNKVNSHKVSPASSVDSNIPSSQGYKKEGRDQGTGSGYADQSGSKDSISSTPGRDSKPAQKGSESSRGRQKSPAQSDSSTQRRTVGKKQPKKAEKTSVEEPRGGLKIESETPVDMATNIPSNRHKAATKGSRKPNIKKEPKSSPRPTTEKKKYKASSKSAQKSREFIETDTSSSDSDENESLPPSSQTPKYSESNRTPVKSSMEEDDSFFRQRMFSPMEEKELLSPLSDPDERYPLIVKIDLSLLSRIPGKPYKDADAPKVEKKNVPEKHTRESQKQPSDKSATKGKRKHKQNEDENRASESKKTKLEEKAPSGHKTSSSRESTKPSAVKEKDLLPSPAAPVPQKDSKQEHGSRKRTVSQSSSLKSSSNLSKESGGGSKSSSSSKQKKTEGKGSGSAKEPKEKILNNSSNCPPASAPSTESSKSRRAKLVFDDRTYSADHYLQEAKKLKHNADALSDRFEKAVYYLDAVVSFIECGNALEKNAQESKSPFPMYSETVELIKYTMKLKNYLAPDATAADKRLAVL, from the exons CAACATGAACCGTGAAGACCGGAATGTGCTGCGtatgaaagaaagggaaaggcgAAATCAAGAAATTCAACAGGGTGAAGAAGCCTTTCCACCTAACTCTCCTCTCTTTGCTGAACCGTACAAAGTT acCAGCAAAGAAGACAAATTGTCTAGTCGTATTCAGAGCATGCTTGGTAATTATGATGAAATGAAGGATCTTATAGGAGATAGGTCGCTACAAAAGCTTGTTGGAATTCCCAAACCAACCGTACCATCAACACCAGATGAAAAATCAAACCAAAGTTTCTTTGGTGATCAGAGACATAATGCTGGCTCCCATCAGAGCAGCAAATGGACTCCTGTAGGACCTGCACCCAGCACTTCCTCGCAATCTCAGAAACGGTCCTCGGGTTTACAGAGCGGACACAGTAGTCAGCGCAGCAGTGGCAATAACACTAGCAGTAGTGGCCAGAGACATGACCGTGACTCGTACAGTAGCAGCAGCAGTCGCAAAAAAAGCCAGCATGGGTCCGAACACTCCAAACCCCGGTCTTCCAGCCCTGGAAAACCATCTACCGTTTCTTCATTGAGCTCCAGCCATTCGAGATCTCATGGAAATGATCACCACAGCAAAGAACATCAACGTTCAAAATCTCCCCGGGATCCTGATGCCAACTGGGACTCTCCCTCCCGTGTTCCCTCATTTTCAAGTGGACAGCACTCTAACCAGTCCTTTCCACCTTCACTAATGTCCAAGTCCAGTTCAATGTTACAGAAACCCACTGCGTACGTCAGGCCAATGGATGGGCAGGAATCCATGGAACCAAAGTTATCCTCCGAACACTACAGTAGCCAGACTCACAGCAGCAACGTGAATGAGCTGAAGCCCAGCAGCAAAGCGCATCTCACCAAGCTGAAAATACCTTCTCAACCGCTAGAT GCATCAGCATCTGGTGATGTGAGCTGTGTGGATGAAATTCTCAAA GAGATGACCCATTCTTGGCCTCCTCCGCTGACTGCTATTCATACACCATGCAAAACGGAACCGTCAAAATTTCCTTTTCCAACAAAG GAGTCTCAACAGTCCAGTTTTGGCACTGGAGAACAGA aaCGATACAATCCTTCATCAAAAACATCCAACGGTCATCAGTCCAAATC atGTGAATCGAACCAGACAGA TATGTTGAAAGATGACTTAAAACTTAGCAGTAGTGAAGACAGCGATGGAGAGCAG GACTGCGATAAGACCGTGCCAAGGAGCACACCTGGAAG taattctGAACCTTCGCAGCATAACAGCGAAGGAGCAGATAATTCAAGGGATGACTCGAGCAGCCATAGTGGATCTGAAAGCAGTTCAGGATCTGACTCTGAAAGTGAAAGCAGTTCCAGTGACAGTGAAGCTAATGAACCATCACAGAGCGCATCCCCCGAG ccAGAGCCACCACCAACAAACAAATGGCAACTGGATAACTGGTTGAACAAAGTTAATTCACATAAAGTGTCACCAGCTTCTTCTGTGGACAGCAATATCCCATCCTCCCAAGGCTACAAAAAAGAGGGACGGGATCAGGGGACAGGGAGTGGATATGCTGATCAAAGCGGATCCAAGGATTCGATTTCTTCTACACCAGGGCGAGATTCCAAACCCGCCCAAAAGGGCTCAGAAAGCAGTCGCGGCAGGCAGAAATCGCCTGCCCAGAGTGACAGCTCAACACAGAGGAGGACTGTAGGTAAAAAGCAGcccaagaaagcagaaaagacgTCTGTTGAAGAGCCAAGAGGAGGTCTTAAAATAGAAAGTGAAACCCCAGTAGACATGGCAACAAATATACCTTCAAACAGGCATAAGGCAGCCACAAAAGGCTCCAGGAAACCCAATATAAAGAAAGAGCCCAAATCTTCCCCTCGGCCtacaacagagaaaaagaaatataaggcTTCAAGCAAATCTGCCCAGAAATCCAGGGAATTCATAGAAACAGATACCTCATCCTCTGATTCAGATGAAAATGAGAGCCTGCCTCCTTCATCGCAAACACCCAAATACTCTGAGAGCAATAGGACTCCTGTTAAATCTTCCATGGAGGAGGATGACAGCTTTTTTCGGCAAAGAATGTTCTCTCCTATGGAAGAGAAAGAGCTTCTTTCACCACTCAGTGATCCTGATGAAAGGTACCCACTTATTGTGAAGATTGACCTGAGCCTCTTATCAAGAATACCAGGGAAGCCTTACAAGGATGCTGATGCACccaaagtggaaaagaaaaacgtGCCAGAGAAGCACACGAGAGAATCCCAGAAGCAGCCATCTGACAAAAGTGCtacaaaaggcaaaaggaaacatAAGCAG AATGAGGATGAAAACAGAGCCAGTGAAAGCAAGAAAAcgaaactggaagaaaaagctCCATCAGGACACAAGACTTCTAGCAGTAGGGA GTCTACAAAGCCAAGTGCTGTTAAAGAGAAGGATTTACTGCCGTCTCCTGCTGCCCCGGTCCCGCAGAAAGATTCCAAGCAAGAACACGGGTCACGGAAGAGGACGGTCAGTCAGTCGTCATCCTTAAAGTCCAGTAGCAACCTCAGCAAGGAGAGCGGCGGTGGCAGTAAAAGCAGCTCATCTTCTAAGCAAAAGAAGACAGAGGGGAAAGGTTCTGGCAGCGCTAAAGAGCCCAAG gaaaagaTTCTGAACAATTCATCAAactgccctcctgcctctgctccatcTACGGAAAGTTCAAAGTCAAGAAGAGCAAAACTTGTTTTTGATGATAG GACTTACTCAGCTGATCATTATTTACAAGAAGCAAAGAAGTTAAAACATAACGCAGACGCATTG TCTGACAGGTTTGAGAAGGCTGTGTACTACCTAGATGCTGTGGTGTCATTCATTGAGTGTGGGAATGCATTGGAGAAAAATGCTCAGGAATCCAAGTCCCCGTTCCCTATGTATTCAGAAACTGTGGAATTAATCAA ATACACTATGAAACTGAAGAATTACTTGGCACCGGATGCTACGGCTGCAGATAAAAGGCTAGCAGTGCTTTG a